The Rhizoctonia solani chromosome 1, complete sequence sequence AATGATTTCACGGCGGATGCGGCGGCCAACGGTACGTGGAATGCGGTCGTACACCGAGAGCGCAGTGGAAACGAGTCGCTGGCGCGATTCGGGAGGGGTCGTCGAGTGGTCAAACAGGAGCGAGGCGGGGACAAGATGCGTGCTGAGGCGATGACGGTGTTCGGATAGAGTGGAAATAAATTTGTTTGATTCAAGAGTTGGGATGAATGATCGAAGGGCTGGTGATGAGAATGCACGCTGGGGAATAATCAAGTATAGGATAATATGCGACTGCGTCAGAGGCAACGACGAAATAAACGAAACTACAACCGAATTAGTAATGCCCCGCAAAACCCGAATAGAATACTCACCCAACGTCTTGACCATACTTTCCCACTTGACACTAACAACTCCACCTCCAACATCTCCAACGACATGTTTCCCAAGTCGCCTCGTCTACAATAGAAATAAATCATCAGTCAGATACTTCACCCAGCTTTCCCAAGAAACTCACCTCGTAAACCTGCCCAACACGTTCCATCCACCGCTTGACGACCCCAACCTCCTCACCTTCCTCGACCACCGCATACGCAACCACATCTTTGGCCCCACCAACAGGTTCCAGCCCCACGACCTCCCAAAACCTCAACGCGGGCGCATACACCTGCACGACCTGCCCGCTATGCCCTACCGCGACTTTAGGCACCCTGGGCTTGTCCAAGCGGGGGGACACCAGGTACGCCCGATCCGTCATGATCGCTGGCAGAGGGAGGTCGAGTTTGGGCACGGCCGTCAGCTTGGACAGTGTCATTGTTTCGGACCCGGGCGCGAGCGCGAGCGCAGAGAGACACGAGCCGAGGAGCATCATTCGTTCGACTCGGTTGGGTCGCGGGTGTGGGTGTGTCCGCTTGGATGACTTGGTCGGCGCCCCATGCCCAGTTATCCACCGCCTCGCGCGCAAGAACGTTCACGCCCGCTTCAACAGTTCCAACTGCGACGGCAGCTTCTCTAGGCGAGACGGGCGTAGGAACCGATACAGGCACAACGGGCTTTTCCTTCGAGTCCTGACTCGTCCATGTCAACACATCGCCCAACATCCCCGAGCCCAGTGCGTTTGGCCTAAACATCGCAACGAGGAGCGCCGGGCCCGGTGGAGACGACAGCAGTCCGTTGGGATGCGCACTTGTAGGGGGTGTCGTCCCTCGCGAGGGAGCTGCGCTACGCGGTGCGGTACCTGGTATGaattcgtcgtcgtcgtcgtcggcGGACGAGTCCGAGTCTTCCGATGCGGAGGATACCACCGTCGCGGTTGGACTTTGCGGAGCCACGATCGGGACCCAGTCGCGCGCAAACACAGGCCTGGCGGTGTTGGTCGACATGACAGGTTGAGAATGGGCAAGTCGGAGTGTGCGAATCCGTTTGGCCGAGGGGTTTGTTAGGTTAATGTACCCCGAGCGCAACTTGCGATGCGCATTTGGAGAGGGCGAAGGTGTCGGGAGCTGGTTTTTGAGTTGGAATTGGGGGAGGTggtggagctggagctgagGATACGGGCGCGCTTGGAATACATATGGATTAGGCTGGGACTTTGAGAGCTGTAGTTGCGGACTAGGTTGCTGCTGAAAGGAAAGACTCGAACTTGACCGGGGTCGGAGTCCCAGCCCGAGCTCTATGCGTTTCGCAAGAACCGATGTCGGGGTCGCACAAAAGCTCAGAGCCCAGCTCTCTCTCGCCGTTCCTTCCTCTATTCTTCCCTGGTTGAATGTCCTTGCTCGAGGTCTAGACGGCGGAACAGTCAACCCTCCCCGAACTCCAAACTTTCCTTGGGTACCGCGATACTTGTCGTCCACATTCTGATACTTTTCCCCAAACTTTAACGGATCCCATGCTCCTCCCGTGTCGTCCTCTTGAGGCGGGGTCAAGGGAAATAAGGTACGTCCAAAACCGGGGTCGCCTCTTTTTCTTTTACATTTTCGTTTTCCGTCTCCTCTTCtttttccttgtccttgtccttgtcgtTTGTGGCCGACTCGACCTCCATCTCCAACCCAAGATCGAtccccaagtccaagtcaaCATCCATAAGTTGATCCTGAGCGACAGGCGTAATGAGCTGCAACTGTCCACCCTGCGGGGTATCAGAAGCAGCACCAGAAGCAGCAGCACCAGCAGCACTAGCACCACCAGCCGTCCACTGATCTCCGAAAAAATCAAAATCCGAATCCTGGACCTGATCGTCGCTACTCTTCGAGTCGGCAGGAACATCCGCCACACCCCACCCGTCGAGCGGAAACGCAAACCCGGCGTCGGCGTATACCGGGTCTTGCGGGTCCACGCCGATCGCGTTGTACTCTGCGTCTCCAAAGAGGTCCATCCCGAGATCAAAGGCGTCGGACGCGCTCGGCGAGGCATGGATAATCGGTGGTTGAGTATGGGCAGCGGGAGCACTTAGAGTTTGCCGAGCCACGTATTGGATTGGGGTGTTTGCGAGGGATGTGGGTGTTTGAGTTTGGGTCTGGTTTGAGTCTGGATTTGGGTTTGGACTTGGGTCTGAGTCGGGTTGTGGTTGAGCGAGTAGTTGGGGAGGGCTGGGGGGCGGTGGGGTATGAATCGGATGGATGGCATCGACGGGCGTCGAAGGCGCGCTCGTGGCCAGCGCAGGAATAGACGCGCTTCCGCTCCGCGCACGTTCCATCCTAGCGCGCtgtttttctttctctttttcGCGGGCGCGGACGACGGCGTCGATGAGGTTCGAGGCGGTGTTTGCGAGTGCGACCAGAGAAGGGTCTCCGTCTTGGATCGTATTCGAGGTACTGGGTTGTGAGCCTGGATTCGCAGATGGGGCCAAAGAGATGGGTTTGACGAGTCGTGTCTTGTTTGCGCCGAATCTGCGAGGTTTTGTCCATCCTGGGCCTTGGGTGCTCAGTCCGGGAGGAAGCATAGGCAATTTGGCTACGTCTATACTCGGCAGCTTGCTATCCACGACGCACAGTGTCCTCGGCCAGATGGCATACATGCCGCGTGATCCGGTGGAGCTGGTAGCGGCGGCAGGTGTGGTAGCCGAAGGAGTAGGTAATCCAGAAGGAGACGCGGCGGCTGGAGAGCCGGTCGCGGGCAGGGGTAGCCATACGAGTATACATGGGGAGACACTCGCAGAAGGGGGGACGCCCCTCCCACCTAGAGACTGGGCGAAGCCATACGGACCAGATGGGGTATGTCCGGTGTAGGGAGCGAGCGCATAAGCAGGGGCAAAAGCGGGTAATAATCGGAGTGGAGTTCCAGGTGCGATAGAAGCGTTGGTCGGCAAGGGATACAGATGTGTTTGGTGTGGATAGAGATGAATGAGGATGTGTGAGGGGGAGAGGGGCGTGGGAGCGGGTGGGCGAGAGATATATGGACGTGTGCGTGGGTGAGGATCTGGTTACGAAATTGAGATTGGATGTGCTTGGATGTGGAATGAGACGTACCGCTGTTCAGACCACTGACGGCCCCATTCACCGGTGGATGTGTGTGGAGAGTTGAGGAGAACCGTGTGGAGTAGGCAGTAGGTGTGGGTGTGTGAGGCGTTCGAGAACGAGGGCACGCAGTGCGGATAGCCATAGTTGGTAGATATGGCGCAATGAGTGACGCACGGGTCTACTCGTCTGTTTTGAGCGAGAGTTATAGGGGCATATAGAGGGAGGTCTGGGTTTGGTGCATTCGGTGCATGGAACAGGTGCGGCCTCACAGTGGCCACATGGGTGGAGATGGGCGAGTTCAAAGGACGCGAGTGGAGGAGTGGTTTCTGGCGCAAAATGAGCTCAATCCAGAGCATGTGAGAGGACTTACCTGTCAGTCCTAAATCGCTAAAATCCAACGCGGATAATCTGGGGGCGCCAACCTCGTTTGTAACAAGCGCAAAGGCCCAGAGCGTGAGCTTTGCATTCGGTGTGATTATCGCGGCCAATGCAGTGGCAATGTCGGGAGCACCGGCAGCAACACCACCACATGCTTTCGCGCACTCTCGATCGCC is a genomic window containing:
- a CDS encoding mediator complex subunit 13 carboxy-terminal protein; protein product: MSHPLPAKPGSGSTSAAPTPTPSTRTSTATCRRAIETTAHTGAYTGSVGAIAYFVVAYLSGWTAGVCCCRVPCLDWGRRGDRECAKACGGVAAGAPDIATALAAIITPNAKLTLWAFALVTNEVGAPRLSALDFSDLGLTETTPPLASFELAHLHPCGHCEAAPTRASLIAPYLPTMAIRTACPRSRTPHTPTPTAYSTRFSSTLHTHPPVNGAVSGLNSDPHPRTRPYISRPPAPTPLSPSHILIHLYPHQTHLYPLPTNASIAPGTPLRLLPAFAPAYALAPYTGHTPSGPYGFAQSLGGRGVPPSASVSPCILVWLPLPATGSPAAASPSGLPTPSATTPAAATSSTGSRGMYAIWPRTLCVVDSKLPSIDVAKLPMLPPGLSTQGPGWTKPRRFGANKTRLVKPISLAPSANPGSQPSTSNTIQDGDPSLVALANTASNLIDAVVRAREKEKEKQRARMERARSGSASIPALATSAPSTPVDAIHPIHTPPPPSPPQLLAQPQPDSDPSPNPNPDSNQTQTQTPTSLANTPIQYVARQTLSAPAAHTQPPIIHASPSASDAFDLGMDLFGDAEYNAIGVDPQDPVYADAGFAFPLDGWGVADVPADSKSSDDQVQDSDFDFFGDQWTAGGASAAGAAASGAASDTPQGGQLQLITPVAQDQLMDVDLDLGIDLGLEMEVESATNDKDKDKEKEEETENENVKEKEATPVLDDDTGGAWDPLKFGEKYQNVDDKYRGTQGKFGVRGGLTVPPSRPRARTFNQGRIEEGTARESWALSFCATPTSVLAKRIELGLGLRPRSSSSLSFQQQPSPQLQLSKSQPNPYVFQARPYPQLQLHHLPQFQLKNQLPTPSPSPNAHRKLRSGYINLTNPSAKRIRTLRLAHSQPVMSTNTARPVFARDWVPIVAPQSPTATVVSSASEDSDSSADDDDDEFIPGTAPRSAAPSRGTTPPTSAHPNGLLSSPPGPALLVAMFRPNALGSGMLGDVLTWTSQDSKEKPVVPVSVPTPVSPREAAVAVGTVEAGVNVLAREAVDNWAWGADQVIQADTPTPATQPSRTNDAPRLVSLCARARARVRNNDTVQADGRAQTRPPSASDHDGSGVPGHSGQVVQVYAPALRFWEVVGLEPVGGAKDVVAYAVVEEGEEVGVVKRWMERVGQVYETRRLGKHVVGDVGGGVVSVKWESMVKTLVSFISSLPLTQSHIILYLIIPQRAFSSPALRSFIPTLESNKFISTLSEHRHRLSTHLVPASLLFDHSTTPPESRQRLVSTALSVYDRIPRTVGRRIRREIISLDIPAHTSVHVPAYTLARPLAPRFRFSMDWPDAQREVFDRHMFLHVGYSYSKSKRWLGATCIDERGEAYETKVWMCEEWSVGKVIAKVWSFAMRFAKRAAIEWRIVFCKMGEMEWDEVQAWEAHTSAKMSGDTRLGMHVSVLRFDLVTGLALSTSASPSVKAPVAPAGTPPSTVVDLTANDYLVLPGYDTEVCTIPDLDSPVSDSTPSVLPLATAHYFRLTDPPITRPMGRLTEIPSKTDDPPVGLLSSQLHLLHFNLTQNSSLWKSGGDPWRELLQSFYALTTLTQTRFPSLDPLPIHLAMLNIILGVSDNRELVPVDLTLESSS